The Montipora capricornis isolate CH-2021 chromosome 3, ASM3666992v2, whole genome shotgun sequence genome includes the window ctatccagcggaagTCTagaaaaaccaattgagttatccagtggatagcgctatccacgcaacccttcgaacaactggggcctggggcccgtatctcgaaagtccctaaatttcgggtgtcacaattctcttTGTATCTTAGGAAgccgtcaaacttcacagtcatgaAAACATGTTAGAAGACCgtctttccaaaacaagcggttggcaggtttacaaatggctttttggggCCGAAAATTTTTCGGGACTACCCTGGATGGCAAGCTTTGCCATCCACCACAcaattcttttacatttttcaaacctTTAAACCGCTCTAAATTTACGCACTACGTCAGTGGCCTCGATATTGACATCCGTACTAGTTTCATGtcgctctttccatttctgggaTCTATTTAGAACCACGACCACtttttatgattgacaaagTCACATGATTCAGTGCAATAATGCGGCAACCAACATGAACGACCTTTCCCTGCTCTCAAGACCGCTGGCCAGAATGAGCACCCCTTGATGATTCAAAGAGACGTTAAAGTTTGAGAAGATTTGAGCTGTTTTTGAGTGAAAATTCCATTACAGAAGGTAAGAATGTTAGTTTTTTGCGTTTCAAGTGAGAGGTCAGTCTCTTGGAAGGTGTTGCATCGTTAATACTTAGTGGGCCTGCCTCCTCGGAAATGATTATGGCCGCCCTTTCTTACTTATAGCTTTAGAATTGTCTAAATGGCGGTCATCGGGTAAATGTAGTCAAATCACTGAATGACCAGCATTTGTTTAAAGCGGTTAGCATTCCATTTTTGCGACAAGTACTTATACCAGTTAAACACATTGAAAACTAAAAGCCAATGTTAATAGCTTGAGTCGTGTCGAGTGGTACAGTAATTGGAGTGAGTGCTGAAGGCGAGATTTGCATAGAGTTCCGAGCGCTCACAAAAATAGATTAAACAGATTGACGGCTTTAATCTTTAATCGATACCTTCTGAGCGGTCTGAAATGAGATAGCATTGCATAAATCGAGTATTTCACAAAGATCGACACGAAATTCCGAAATTATCGGGCTGCCGGACATGATGTATTTTCAATATCCCGAAGGAAAGAAGTGTGCATTTGAAGAGCGGATGATAAACGGAAaattgaagtgatcctcgcacttatcaggacaattGCAGCAGCAGCAATGCATTGCACCGACATCGCAGATGTAATGGGTgcaagcctgaatttttcaggagtCTGTatgagacagttgcttaaattgtcatgAAAATGTGCAAGGATCACTTTGATCTTTTAATACCTTGTCCGTCAATAAAGCTGCATATCAGCACGTCCAAAGCCAGATACTTAAATGGCTTGTCATCAGTGGAAAGACTGAAATTATCTTACCTCAGAAAAGTAGCTAGACTTCAAGCagaataacaaaaattaagcaATGAGTTAAGCTATGTTCACATCAGGCCTCAAATATGATCAAATTATGATCCAATTAAGTTTGGAAcgggttcacatcaactaattacagtaCGCGATTATAATTGGATTATGACTATTTCAGACAACCTCAAGGAGGTCATTTGAAGTAATTTCAGTTCGTAATTGAACAGAACGGTGAACACAAGGTGGTATGAGCAGAGGGAAGttctaataattattgctttatGGAGCaatggtttggatttgttttcttCTCGTCTCAAGCATGGTGTGGCAGCCGTGCGATATGCTGCCAATTTGTCTCACACGGAGAGGTTACCctgcctattgtatttgaattttctcagatgtgaacagaaccataattgaataaaattgaatgcaGTACGTGTATGATAGCTTGAATTATACTTCAGTTcatcataatcaacgttgagtgtgaactcagctttagacttaaaaacaatagaagctgcttacaatgccaaacaatagcaggttaggagagctgctacattactgACACAAACACAAATAGTTATGTCAATAGTAGAAAGCTAAGTCCATAAATTAAGGTAACAGTGTGATTGAATGTGGATCATGTTCAAAATGTGTgggttttaatattattttgatcaCAATCTATCATGGCAAGAACACATTGCACCaaaaataaatgtacatgtagatcgtTCTCGAAGAAAGTTGCTGTCTGGAGATGGATGAAATTTTTACTGAAACCATGTACATgaaaaagacaacaacaaaatgattCTCTATGTCATTGTGATGTAGGTTCCTGCTCCCCTTTCCTGATGGGAGACACTGAATGCATGCACTTAAGTGCCTTGAAACTAGTCCACAACTTGCCTTCAGATGCAAGCTTTTGATGAAACATTCAAGAAGGATGTAGTGGACTCTgatatttcttttataaatgcaAAGACTCCTAGTGCAAGCCCATTGGGCATGCTGTGGCACATGTACTAGTACCCTTAACGACTTGACTTTGGAAGTAAGGTAAAAAGAGCCTTAATGCTAGAATGAACCTACCACATACATTGTACTAAATCTGGTAGCTGATCAACTTGTCAACATCCAGTTTGTCACATCATGTGAAGGCTTTTTCCAACTTATCAGCCTTAAACAGCAAAATTAAGGACAGTAAAAGTTTTCTGATGTAAAAATCTTTTTCTAAGGGCACATGTTGGTgtcaaatagaaatgatcaataaattatttaaatataTTTCTTGGAGCACCCCTCATGTAGTGTTTGATAGGAGGACGGTTAACCTTTTGATGAAATAAATAGGGTTGTTTCAATTATTAGCAAACTATTTTAAGCTTGGTAGTTGTAATTTTGCAAAAAACCTGGTATATTATAATATGAATGATGTATactgcagggcttgaaattaacaaaaaaatctaGTCACAATTATTTTGtgacaaaatctgaaaattgagttgcaatttcacaaattttagtTGCAAAATCGTTGTGCTACATTTTGTTGTaagcggtttagcaaaacaaaatatgagcctaCAATAcgtgtgtgtaaagaaaccgctgaaaatggcgaatgattgaaggaatggagttgtgcacgtaacattgcagctaacccttttgtttcgaaagagagaaggtgaaaacaagttgcaaatttgcaacttctccagatattttagtcgcaatttcaagccctgtatactattctttattaattaattagtttacatgtatatatacatttaaaaaattattttgtattaAGGTTGTTGCCAGGTCCATATCAGGACTCTTGTTCTTCCTATTTGTGACAAACTGCTTTATCAGATAAATTCTACCTCTTCCTCTACTCCTCCTACTCCTATTGCTACTACTACTcctactgctgctgctactactactactgctactgctattactactactactgctactactactactacttctactactactactacttctactgctactgctactgctactgctactgctactactactgctactgctactgctattattattattattatttattattattattattattattattatcattattatgactTTCTGGTATTGAATTTCCTTTTATGCTTACTACAAGATGTAGTTGTAATGCTGCTATGAAAAGTCAAACAAGGTATACAACATTCCAAATACAAGATAATTTTCCTGGGAGAGGAAGGTTGAATTGAAATAAATTGATTGCAGTAGTCCAGGAGCGAAGAAAACGGAGCTGGTAAAGATTATTGTAACGATGAAAATTAATGTGAGAATATAAACGAAGATGCGTGAACTTAAAGAGTGCATTGAGAGAGATAATGTTGAGcttcttttgtagtttttgttaCGTACAAGGAATTTATAAAGTTTTGAGGTGTACGGGAGGATTGATACCATCTTGACTTACAGAAAATCTCTATAACCTGGAGACTTTGCCACAGAAAGTAGAAATTAATGTACCTGTACCAAGAGGTCTTGATGTATGACAATTTCATAGACATTTTCTCCCTTTCCATGAGTAACAGGGGTGTtatttacaaaaatattttattgtgaGGGGTTAATCTGTTGACAGCATGAATGCCTTACTAATAAAATTATTCTGAGATCAATAACCATCTACATGTATTTGGAATGTTGTATACCTTGTTTGACTTTTCATAGCAGCCTTACAACTACAGCTTGTAGTAAGTATAAAAGGAAATTCAATACCATCTCTTATACATGGTTGTTGTTCCACAAAaggtcataataataataataataataataataataataataataataataataataataataataataataataataataataataatcactttatttgcataataaaaatatttacaaaaattaaaatatctccaaaaggtaagaactataaatttacgagcaatatagatatttctctgtttaaaactgttttaaaacttccaaataaataaataaataaataataaaataaaaatagaaaagtcatttaatattagatctggcaagttcaacgtccacatcaatgtctttaacattattggttctcctcctatttgatctggagcctctgaggcagagtagcgctgaccttaaaatagagaaagaaacttttcctcttATCCACGTCATTGTCTTTGCATAGTCTTTGCCTTTCTTTATGGATATCAGTTCTGCGAGTCGGCTATGATATCTTAAACATTCGCATCCCATACCTCCTGTTGTGGTGAATACTAGTGCCGTAAAGGACGCTTGTTCGACTTCCAGGACTCGTCGTTCATACattcttttcttctcgttttcatgAAGGCGATACACATGATCTGTCGTAAGATCTTTGTATGAGTCAGCGTTTGGATGGCATACTCTGATATCgaaaaaggtcgacttttgtctCTCCCAAAATCCACGTGCATGAATGTCGAGGCGGGCGTCGCAGGCCAGGTTTGCACCGCTGTTTAAAGTCTCTCCGGTAATTTCTTGTAGAACTGGTTCTGTTTCTACATCATTGCAGACTAGGTTAAGTCGATCAGCTTCGAGGTCGCGTAACTCGTTGTGACGTTGAATAACAAAGCCACCGCGTTTACAAATCATGACGTGGTCCACACTAAAGCGATCTCCACACACACAAACGGTGGGTGTGCCCGTTATTTCCCAATAATACCTTAGGTGGATAGCATCTTTGAATTCTCTCTTGTTCAGGTCAAAGTCCAAGTCCTTATTGGGAATTACTGTTAACCAATTTGATGCTCCCTTCTCTCTAGCTAAACTGACAGCTCTTTTCGTTCTTTCGGGTAGAGAATTCCTCCACTCGGCCGATCGTTTGAtcgtttccttttctttctttgccttttgttgCAATGCCGTGACTTCAGCTTCGTCAGGCGGTTCATGTAGCTGTGACATAATCCGTTCAGCAAGGGGAGCAGTTACATTAACAGACGCTTGGAATTCGGCATTCGCACTCTGGGTGGGATTCGTAAATCCTAGGCCTCCAAGACGCACTGGAAGTGATAGGATATCCCGCTCAAGCTGTGTACACCTGTGATCCACCATTGAAGGTATCAGTACATCGGATATCGCGCGTTCAAGAGGCTCTAGAAGGTCTTCGATATTCGGTAGTGTTCTAAGATAGTATGTCCACCGATGCCTTAGGCCAAAAGTATAGGCCACATAACTAGCTTGTGGATGTGATTGCGCAAACTCCGCCAGTCTCACTATTTGATTTATCCAATCCTCCACTTTTTCTTCTACGTAATCTTCCAAATGTTTTCGATTTCCAAGTACAGCTCTTAGGTGTTGGTGTCCTTCAGTCGAGATATTTATTGTAGTACCATCAAACATTGCCTTGGCCAGTTCTTCTTTCTCTGACTTTGTTATTAGCcagcatttctttgcatttggtAAATATCCAAGTTGTGGTCCGTCTGTGACTAGCTCGTCCCACCACATCTTAAGCTCATCCAGTGTTCCTGATGCACTCGCGTCATCGGCAAACCAACATTGCCTCGCTGAGCTAGAGAGATTAAGATGAGTTATAAGCGGCTGGAGACTAACTGCATAAAGTCCCATTGCTATTGGATCACCTTGTGTAGTTCCCTCTGCTtatggaaacttggcataattaacattcatgatatgaacattaaaataatgcaataaaaaaatggagtcaccgtgcttgtttacgcgtcagcaggctcgtaaaatgggtatttttactgttttcgtgTTAAAACTTCggatcaccttcatacagaattaagtcttggttacttcaaagacacaaaattttattttgaaaatagagcttcttttatttacataagcagtaatgcttcatttacgccgactttaaTTCCCTGGTTGTGaaaatagtgcactttttgggacagttccgtggttagcttgaagtcctcgccttgggtaaaatacacccagtacggaactgctttccaaaaaaaattcatgttctactatcaaactttttttcttcttcaaatatgttctttattacaCTGTtcctagcaaatacctgaaaaaaaaatcgggagtcaccgtgctcgtttgagaaaaggagcatttatttcgctatcgggtttagtttgagcgaaatctcttacgttttgtatgcgcacgtacTCATGTGCGTGCGCtgatgacgcgaaaatcgtgcgcagtagggatacgcaatgcaatactaaggaattaccttaaaatctttgtttcgttgaagtagatttgaagtcaaaagtagactgtacgtctCATaacttgaataaaaagggaaatgtcagtttgagggctggaaagaagtgatgacccaaaacaataggacatttgcatgatgacgtcatttgactacaagtatcaggttttgcttgtctcatgctaatgaGACAGAGagcttttgttgtttttaccccactgggaatacaaaatttaaatatgaaaagaaaaacaaattgaattctggtagttgtagtcaacaaaaacaaaaacaaaggctctgcaTGCCCTGTAcgtgcattttgcattttggtacaatTCTTTGCTGTCcttgtcctgacaacgacgtgaattgactaaatttgaggttgtgcagaggacgtgagaacctccagaaaatatttttaattttcttcccagaCAACCTCACTGTTCATGCAAATTTTGTTCCCACAATGTTGATAAACAACTTTCATTCCGAACGACTTTGTTATCATGAAATTGTTATAATAGAGCGGTtgtcaaatgagtgtcgtaaaaccaaaagaaaaaaagtaatttgGCCAAtcgttctaatggtcccgtgaggaatgaatcaatgatgaaatgttatatgaaatgaatcatatatgaactgcggatatgaaatcaagagaagcctgaaaaattcaggacttcaacgcgttgaagtcctgaatttttcaggcttttctacgaaattgcaaaaattgtgctcataactgcgaaaatcatagcttcacttgaaagaaATCTGTGTCAGATTTACAGATgttgattaataaaacatttcttttgttttcccatcatggATTATTAATGCATTTTATGTATGAGTACATAATACAGCCCTATGCAGGAAGGTCAAGGGAATTTACTTTAGCATTTTGTGACCTTGGGGACATGTAGATATCAGAAATGTTGGAGGGAAAAGAGGTGATCTCTTCAGTTAATGAGCTGTCGCTATTCTCATGTAGAAAGTCAAGCATGGGTTGCTGCCTTCGAGCATATTAGATTTATTCAGTGGCTTTCCATCTGGATATAGCCTCTGGAATTCAGATTTTCATATCCCCCGAATTTATTCTGTCCACTCTGGCAAACATTCCCTAAGATATCGTTCACCATATTTGTGGTCAAAACTTGAACATAGCGACACCCAAATGCATCATTTGTCTCAAACATCCGCAGAAAGGCCGCGCGAACctagttttaaatttaaaaaaaaaaccgaaacgTTTTCGACCGTACGGTCATCACCAGTGGTACATGGTGGAAATTTACATACAACTTGGTTTTGTGTTTGATTTAGGTTattcccaagggaaacagttttGCAATAAAAGAAAGTACAGTCTTGTTTGTTTAgaattggtttctcgcaagCAATTAGCAGGCCCTCCGTTATTTTCCTCCGAAAAGTGGTTTTCTCAGTGCACGCAATGTTCCATGTGTATGCGTGGGTTGGATGTTTTGCGAGGTGACGGGCTGGCTCGGAGTTATGAGACTTATTCTCTTGTTTTGCCTTTCGCACTGCAAAGTTCCTTTTTGTTTCCCCAATGTATGTAGTAATATTATTGCCATTTTCAGGCAGACTTGTCAATTGCTGCCGTGGCATGAAATCAACCATATTCACTTGTAGCAATTGATCATATTGAAATTGGGAAGGACAACATTGTTTTCTTTAGGTTTAGTTTTTACACAGAAAGATTTTTGGtctcacaacaacaaaaaggccTCGTACAGTTAACATAAGAAGGTTGTCATGCAATTTACACACAACACCAGCAATAACTTGATCACAAGACTGAGGGGAAAAATTCTCTGTGGATGTTTTGCACATAACAAAATTGTATTTACTTTGTTGATCGTCTGATTATTAGCCTCCtatcaatctttttttttttgttacttaaAAGATGCCCAATTATCCTTTGCTAACATGTAGGTTGGACGTTGGTGGTGgaaaagccttataaatgcaaccaatgcggcaagtgttttagccgtgcaggaaatttaaggtcacatgaaagagtgcatactggagagaagccttataaatgcaaccAATGCGGCAGGTGGTTTAGTCACAGTCAAAATTTAAGGACACACGAAAGAGTCCATAGAGGAGAGAAGCCCTaccaatgcaaacaatgtggcaaatgtTTTTGCCGAGCTGTAGATTTAAGAAGACATGAAAGAatacatactggagagaagccctaTCAATGCAAGCATTGTTGCAAGTGTTTTAGTGAAGCAGGAAGTTTAAgggcacatgaaagagtccatactggtgagaagccttatgaatgcaaacaatgtgacGAGTGTTTTAGCAGAGCAGAAagtttaaggacacatgaaagagtgcataccggggagaagccttatgaatgcaaccAATGTGGCAGGTTTTTTAGCGAAGCAGGAAGTTTAcggagacatgaaagagtccatactggagaaaagccttatgaatgcaaacaatgtggcaagtgttttagtctAGTAGGAACTTTAAGGAGTcatgaaagagtgcatactggggagaagccttatgaatgcaaccAATGTGGCAGGTGTTTTAGCGAAGCAGGAagtttaaggacacatgaaagagtccatactggagaaaagccttatgaatgcaaacaatgtggcaagtgttttagccaagcagggaatttaaggacacatgaaagagtccatactggagaaaaaAGCCTTAGAAATGCAACCAATGTGGCAGGTGTTTTAGCGGAGCAGGAAGTTTAtggagacatgaaagagtccatactggagaaaagccctATGAATACAACCAATGCGACAAGTGTTTTAGTCAAAGGCCAAATTTAACGACGCATGAAAAAGTGCATACAGGAGGGAAGCCCTATCAATACACACTGGCTAGGACTGTGAAAAGTGTTTTAGCGAAGCAGGAGATTTAAGGAAACATAAGGGTCCACACTGGAGAGAAGTATTATAAGTGTACATGTAAGCCAATAGGAAAGTCTTTCGCCTCTGAAGAAGTGTCAGGAAACATGAAAAAGCACACGAAAGTTCTGTAATTGCAAATGAACACAAACTAGAGGTCCATTGCCCCTGCACTTGGCAATAACATAATTCAAAAGAGGTTGTCAAACACAGCTGATGTGTGTGTCAGGAAGAATTGAGCGGCGAGGATCTTCTTTTTGCACACTATCAAAATCATATGACGTTTGAGGAGCGGTCAACTTAAAGTAGTCGGCTTTTTAATGAATTttgttttggaatttttttgctCTTCGTCGATAATGAGGTTGccctttgtaaatttaaaaaacctgCCATTTGCCCATTGTTAGCTGTCGTTGGACGTTGCTTCCGCGTCATATGCATTCAGCCTTTTCCTAAGCTGCTTTGAAAATCAGACCATTTCTATCTCTAAACACTGTGTATTTTTGGTTGTACCAGTTTTAATTGTGGCAGTGTCCTTTAATGCGTTgtcaaaatagtattttaaagaTTCCGCTAGAAATCAACGATTTTTTAAGCACCACAGGCACCGTAAAATTCCCCGTAGAAATAGTAACTTCGGTTTGTATgggaaaaagaaagagcgaAGAAAAGGAGGCAGGAAGGCGCCttttaatacaatacaatacatacttaaggacggtgcctactaattcaaaggtatttttgcgcggtttattgactatgtgggaaaagcagatcttaacaagtgttattgaaatccaaagagaaaattgggggtaaccacgcatttttcgaagataattaatcaacaatatttgtaaaaagctttaaaatacaaagcaatgtatggcgttcttttccaacttcaagcttaattatctctgaaaagtgcgtggttacccccaatgttctttttggataccataagcacttgctaagttctgctttctccgcatagttttgaaccgcgcaaaaatatccctgtgttattAAGCACCGCCGATGGGagatccgagtatctggagatgcgcagaacgtatgcgcaataacaatagtaggcaccgtccttaattgaccgctccccataggggcttttcagggccaatgaaacacaacgaaacgacggaacagaacaacaactgctaCGAATCCCAACCgaccagaggcaaaccagttgactatttacaagtgcagctgggaagttgaaccagggacaaccaggatcaaattcaacgagtggtcagagcgggtcttgaacccgggatctctggatctcaaggcaagcgccctaagtCGTGCCGAAGTCAAACTATTTTCCGCAAATACATCGTAACCAACAAATAGCATCGTGTGAAAGTGTTCCTTGAGGAAAAATTCGTTGTGTTAGTCAAGGAACTTTCCAGGGAGTCCGACTCTTTTTAATAGATCTCTTCACGGTTctggtggagggggggggggggggcaaacactGCTTCATGTATCAGTCTAATTCAAGAACGCCATCCACCCCCGCCCCCCCTGCCTCCGTGTGATGGGGAATTTGATGCGGAACGCAGCCCGCCTGGTCGGCCATTTGACTTTGGGGAAAAGTGTTGGCCAGCGGTGACTAGGTAAGGGATTACGTATCCTCAGGCAATTGCTCGTGTTATTCCACGAGGGTTGACTGCGGTAGAGTAGCCTGAA containing:
- the LOC138040708 gene encoding zinc finger protein 709-like, with the protein product MESPCLFTRQQARKMGWTLVVEKPYKCNQCGKCFSRAGNLRSHERVHTGEKPYKCNQCGRWFSHSQNLRTHERVHRGEKPYQCKQCGKCFCRAVDLRRHERIHTGEKPYQCKHCCKCFSEAGSLRAHERVHTGEKPYECKQCDECFSRAESLRTHERVHTGEKPYECNQCGRFFSEAGSLRRHERVHTGEKPYECKQCGKCFSLVGTLRSHERVHTGEKPYECNQCGRCFSEAGSLRTHERVHTGEKPYECKQCGKCFSQAGNLRTHERVHTGEKSLRNATNVAGVLAEQEVYGDMKESILEKSPMNTTNATSVLVKGQI